The following nucleotide sequence is from uncultured Desulfovibrio sp..
TGAGCTTGTATTTCAGCTCAAGAAACACATGTTCGGCGGTTTTTTTGCCGATGCCCGAAACGCGGGTAAGGGCCAGCACGTCATCCTCAAATACAACCCGGCGCAGGTCGTCAGGACGAAAGATGGAAAGGATGCCAAGGGCCGTGCGCGCCCCCACCTTGGAGATGGAGACCAGCACTTCAAAGGTCTGGCGTTCTTCAAAGGTGGCAAAACCAAAAAGCTCCAGCGCATCTTCACGCACGGCAAGGCTGGTGTACAGCGCCAGGGGTTCCCCCCTGCCGGGCAGGCTGGCAAGCGTGTGGGCGGGCAGGGCCACTTCGTATCCCACGCCCCCCTCGGTGACGATCAGGCAGGCATTGCCCCATATTTCGGCCAGTCGGCCTTCAAGATAGGCGATCATGGATTCCTTGCGAGAAGTAAAGGTTGCTACCGCCAGAGCATAGACTGAAAGGCGAAGGGTTTCAAATGGCGCTTGCCGTGTATGGCGCCGCCGCCCCCAGTGGAACTTTGACCCGAAATTGCCTTATTTGGGAATAACGTCAGGTTCAATGCCAGGGATGTTCCCATCGGTTACGGCTGAAAGAACACGGAGCATCTGCACAAAATCTTTCTGCCCGCTCCCCAGGGCCCCAAAAAATTCCTTATCTATAACCTCGACCGTTGGCAGGCTGTTGCTCAGCCGGAGTTGCCCCTCATCTGAAAGGCTCACAGACTTGGCGCGGCTGTCCTGCGGGTGTGTCGTGCGCAGAATCAACCCCTTTTTTTCCAACAATACCGCAAGCTGTGAAATCGTCATCAAATCCATATCGGCAAGGTTTGCCACCATGCTCTGGGTCACGTACTCCTCATTTTGCGCCAGATAGCCGGTACAGGCCAGAAAAACGAACTGAGGGTGCGTGAGGCCGCACTTGGCGAGCGCTCTTCGGATAATACCGTGCCAGCGATTATATGCCCGTATAAAAAGCAAACCAGGGGAGGCTCCAGCCTCCCCCTGAAACTGTGAAGGAAAAACTACAGGCTTTCCGCCAGAATTTTCAAACGCCATAACACATCCGTCATATCCCCAGTGACTTTTTGGAAAAATGCATAATTTTCGTTTGTTATTTCACAATATTTTGGCAGAAGCGAGATGGAATGTTCCACAAAGCGTCGCCCATCGCGCTCTGAAATTTCATGCCCGAACTCTAGCCGTCCCATCCCCCCAAGGTCAACGGCATCCCGAAAACTCTTGTTGGTCTGCACCTCTGTAAAAACAAATCGGATCGGCGGCATGCCTTCTAGCTGCATGGTACCGCCCACACCCTCGGCAAATGGCCCGTCAAGCTCATACGATTCCAGATCTGTTTCCCATTGTCTTCGAAGTGAAAATTCGCTGTAGACTCTCCAAATATTTTCCGGCGTGGCGTTTACCGGCAATTCAAGTGACATCTTGAGCATGGCGTACTCCTTTGCGCTGCATTTAATAAGTATATTTATAATAAGTATACTTAATATTGAGAGTCAATCATAATCTTCCAATGGGGAGCTCTCTGTTAACCGCCAATGCCCACCATCTGTTTGTCTGCCACGGCGGAGCCTTTTTTGCGGGCCTTGAGCAGATCGGCCCCAATGGGTTTGCCAGCACAGGCCAGGCGGACCACGCGGGCCAGATGCCCGTCATCAAAACGCGGATTACGCAGAAGCCCCCGCAAGTGATATTCCCTGTCGTCAAACAGGCATGTGCGCAGGTTGCCGTCGCTGGTGAGCCGCAGCCTGTTGCACGTGCCGCAGAAATGACAGGATACAGCGGTGATAAATCCCATGCGGCCCTTGCCACCCTGCACAGCAAACATCTTGGCGGGGCCAGCCTCCGCGCTGCTGTCCTGCACGGGATCAAGGCGCACACGTCGCTCGGCTTCGGCCCGGATGTCTCCGGCAGACCAGAACGTCTCCGGCCCCCAGAGGGTGCCGCTGCCCATGGGCATAAATTCGATAAATCGCAGATCAACGGGCATGGTACGCACGGCATGAACAAAATCGTCCATCTGCCCGTCATTGACGCCGCGCATGGCGACAGCGTTGATTTTTACGCGAATGCCCGCTTGCAGCAGCCCGTCCAGCGAGGCGAGAACAGCGGGCAGCAGATCGCGCCCGGTCACTCTGGCAAAGGTTTCGCGGTCAAAGCTGTCGAGGGAAAGATTGACGGCGCTCACGCCCACAGAGCGCAGCAGCGGAATGTGCGGCTCAAGCAGTGTGCCGTTGGTGGTCAGGCGCAAATCAAGGGATGGGTAGCGCGTATGCAGCAGATGCAGCAGTTCGTCGCAGCCCTTGCGGGCAAAGGGTTCGCCCCCGGTAAGCCGCACCTTGGAAACGCCCAGCGCGGCCATCATGCCCACAAGGCGCGCCATTTCTTCATAGCGCAGCACCTTGGGGTGCGGAATGAACTTCTGGTTTATCTCGCTGCGGCAATAGGCGCAGCGCAGATTGCAGCGGTCAGTGACAGAAAGGCGCAGATACCGCACCACGCGGCCGTGCCCATCACACAGAGGGGCAGGATGCGCCAGTGGCGCGAGTTCTTCTCCGGGGGCGGCACAGTTGCCAAGAGGGGCAAATGGATTTACACATGCTTGCATGAAACACCTGCTATTCGGAGCCGCCCTGCTGGGCTGCCTTTGCATGACCGTTCCCGCGCTGGCCTGGGACGGCTTTGACGCCGATTCCGCCGACCTTGTCGAGGTCATCCCCGACCGCGTTCCCTCCAAGGGCGACACGGTGGATGTGCGCAACTATGACAAGGACGCCACGGAAACCTGCCTCGTTGAATCGGTTGCCCGCAATGCCCGCACTGTAGAACTTGTGGTGCGCACTCCTGCCGGAGTAGCCCGCACCCTTGTGATGGAAGGCCGTTAGCGGCTGTTGCCGAAAAGCATTTTGTGCCCCGCGTGGTTGTTGATCGCGCTTTGCGGCGCGCAGCCGGGAGCAGAAACGGCATTTTCGGAAACAGCCGCCCGTTCCAGCACTTAGTTATCGCCCGAATCGGCCTCATGCCCCGGCAACAGAATGCTCGGGCTTTCAGCCTGACCCTGCCCCTTGGGACACTGGGCCTGAAGATGGCAAATCTCACAGCCGCCCTTGAAGGGATAGTGCGTCACAACAGCATAACGGCGCGTAAGGGTGCCGAACGCCTCGCGGTATTCAATGCCCAACGAGGCCAGCGCCTCGCGCAGCGTTTCCGTGGGCCGCGGCGAAGGCGCGCAACCGGCATCTTCCACCTGGGGCAGGGCCTCCTGCACGGCAGCCATGCACATAAACTGGGCAAGGTTGTTGATCATAAAGCCGTCAGAGGCAGATTTTCCCCAGGCTTCATCCACAAAATTTTCCACTTCTTCCGGCAGCCAGACAGCCAGATACGAAATTTTGCCAGCCGCAATCTCACAAACGTTCAGTTGCGGCAGCCATTCGCCCCACAGGCCCACAAGACGTTCAAGAATCGCACCGCCAAGGCGCGTTTCCTTGCTCATGGACATGAAGGCTTCCAGATCAAAGTAGGGCTGCATTTCATGCCGCCGGATTTCATACGGTTTGCTGCTTGCCTCGCTCACTTGTTCTCCTTGGATGCTCATTGCCTGATTAGCCCGCGCGCTGCCGCGCCTGACCGTGCTTATGAGCCGCAGCAGATATTCTATCCATGCAAGGCACATCGTCAAGAGCATGTTTGCCGCAGCAAGGCTGTTGCATGGGCCGCAGAGCGGGGCTGGCGCTGCTTTTTGCGGTCATTTGATTCTTTCGCTCCAATTTTTTTACAGCGGGCTGACCGGGCATGATCCATGCAAAACAATGCCGCCCGCAGCGTGGAGAGCATGTTGCCTTTACTTGGCAGGGCCTCTTTTTTATCATATGCAATTGCCGCACAGCTGATGTCGTTGCTAACGGAGCCTCAGCCTGCGGCCAGGCCCCTGATACCACACACCACAAGGATGCCGCATGAACAAGCCCAGTGACCACCCCGCAAAGATCCGCTATAAATATCAGATGGATGAAAACGCAAGACTGCAAACAGCCCACGGCGTTTGGGGCGGCATAAATCCGCAGGGCGAGATCGAGATGAATTTTTATCACGAAAGCGATGCCCTGCCCGCTTTCTCTGAGCAGCTGGTGGCCCCCGACGGCTCCATCGGCCACGAAATTACCCCCGGCGAGATGGACGCGCGCGAAGTGAACCGCTGCATCCACAGCCGCGTGCTGCTCAACTACCACACGGCCCGCGCCGTGCTTGACTGGCTTGAAGACCGCGTGGCCGCCCTTGAAGAAGAAGGCGCGCATGGCATGTACGATGCAGACCTGGACATTGAGCAGTAATACAAGATCATGATTGAAAAGACCTACCACATCATCACTTTTGGCTGTCAGATGAACGTGCACGACTCCCACTGGCTGGGGCGTGCGCTCGGCGCGCGCGGTTTTTTTGAAGCGCCGCTTGAAGACGCGCAGGTGGTGGTGGTCAATACCTGTTCCGTGCGTGAAAAGCCGGAACAAAAGGTTATGAGCACGCTTGGCCGCATCCGTCAGGTTTCGGGCGGCAACCCCGCCGTGCTGGTGTGCGTGGCCGGATGCGTGGCCCAGCAACTTGGCGAAAGCATCTTTGAAAAAGAAAGCCAGGTGCGCCTTGTGGCGGGCAGCGACGGCATAGGCAATGCCCCTCAGGCCATTGAGCGCCTGCTGGAAAACCCCGCGCAGCGCCTCTCCCTGCTTGATTTTACAAGCCAGTATGTGGAGCGCGAAGGCACAACCGAACCCGGCGTGGTCAGCGGTTCCGTAGCCTACGCCAATATCATGCAGGGGTGCGACAATTTCTGCGCCTACTGCATTGTGCCCTTCACCCGGGGCCGCCAGAAATCGCGCAGCAGTACGGCCATTCTTGACGAATGCAAGGCGCTGATCGACAACGGCGCGAGAGAAATCACCCTGCTTGGGCAGAACGTCAACGCATTCGGGCAGGATAAAAGCGGCGACGGCACAAGCTTTGCCGCCCTGCTGCGCAAGGTTGCCGCCCTGCCGGGCCTTGAGCGCCTGCGCTACGTTACCCCGCATCCCAAGGATATGGGGCCGGAAGATATCGCCGCCTTTGCGGAGCTGCCCCAGCTCTGCCCCCGCTTGCACCTGCCCATGCAGGCAGGCTCGGACGCGGTGCTGACCCGCATGAAACGCCGCTACGACAGCGGGGCCTTTCTTGATCTGGTGGAACGCCTGCGCGCAGCCCGGCCCGATCTGGCCCTCTCCACTGATCTTATTGTGGGCTTTCCCGGTGAAAGCGAGCAGGATTTTCAGGACACGTTGCAGATGATGCGCGCCAGCAACTTCATGTCCAGCTTCTCCTTTTGTTACTCAGACAGGCCAGGAACGCGGGCCTCGCTGTTCCCCGACAAAATCCCCGCCGATGTTGCCCAGGACAGGCTGTTGCGCCTCCAGGCCCTTCAGGATGAACTTGGCGCGCGCTGGTTGCAGCAGCGGGTAGGCGGCGAAACCACCCTGCTGATCGAAAACCGCAGCCCCAAGGAAGGCCAGGGGCCGGAGCCAAGCTGGCAAGGTCGCGACCCCTACGGCGCGCCCGTGCATGTGGAGCTGCCGCCGCAAGTGGATCACACGGGCCGCATGGTGCGGGTGAGGATTACAGAGGCCAAAAAGCACAGCCTCATGGCCCAACGATTGGGGGAACCATGGTAGAAATGCGCGTTTTCGGGCTCACCATCGACCCGCAGAGCAAAACGCCCATCGTGGTGTTGCGCGAAGCCAGCGGCGATGCCGTGCTGCCCGTCTGGGTGGGAGCCATGGAGGCCATGGCCATTTCTCTGGTGCTCAACAACGAAAATCTGCCCCGCCCGCTCACGCACGACCTGTTTCTCATGACGCTCAAAGCCTTTAAGGCCGAACTGCGGCGCGTGGAGATCAACGACCTGCGCGAAGGCACTTTCTACGCGGTGCTTGTACTTTCCGGCCCGGAAGGCAGAACGCGAGTGGACTGCCGCCCCTCGGACGCCATTGCCCTGGCCATGCGCGCAGGGGCACCCATTCTTGTGGAAGAAGAAGTACTGCGCCTTTCTGCCGAAGAGCAGCAACGGGCAGAACAAAGCACTGCCGTGGAAGTTACCACGCCGACTCCTGATGCCGCCACTGACATGGTGCGCCGCGTTGGTGCCCAAAAAGAGGCGGATATGCTGGGCGGCGCCCTGCTGCGCCACGGTGAGCTGCCCCCCTCCCTCTCTGCGGATGAAGAAACCCGATACCGCGAGATGCTGCGTTCTCTTGATCCGATTTCACGCCGAAAGATGTAACCAGCGGCAACAATTCTCTTTATCTTTACCACACCCGCGTTTGCATGAATGTGCGCGTGGGTTTGGGCATCTTCTGTTTTCCCCCATTTTTCGCTCAGGCAGCGTTTTTCAGAGGCGATACGGCAGCCTTTGCGGGCATGCCGGGGCGGGTGCGGTCAGGCCTGCACCCGGCAGATTCAGGTTTTTTCCAGAACTCTAAAAATATTCTAAATAAAAAATGCTTCACCAACTGGCTAAAATCATGAATAAATTTTTTCATCCCGCGCCAATAGCCGATTTCCGATCCCTAAAGATATAGCGTCTTGCTCCGATTATTAGCAGCAATGGGGAAGAGAACCATGCTGCACTATCGACTATTCAAAGAAATCAACGACCTTTTTGCCTCCGGGCATGTCGAACAGGCCCGCCGCCTGCTCATGGAAGTGCAATCGCGCAGCATAGCCCTGCACGATGAGCTTAACCTGCTGCAGACCCGCCTGAAGACCCTTGAAGAAGCCGTTGAGCTTGCCAGCAACCTGTTCCGCCGCAACGGTCTCTACTGGCTCAAGGCCAAGGATATCAATCTTGGGCCGTTCTGCCCGCGCTGCTATGAAAACGAGGGTGGGCTTATCCGCCTTGAACGGGCAGATGGCACGCTGCACTGCCCCTACTGTCACGCAGTTCTCTCCTGCCCGCCGGAATTCTGCGGCAGCGAGGATGCGCAGCCACGTGCGCGCATAATACCTTTTGCCAATTAAGCTGGTTCTGACAGATCAAACACATAAACACCTTGCCGCCACGACCAGCGACAAGGTGTTTTTTTATGGAGGAACAAGCCATTACGCCCATTCGCGACAGGCATTCATCAAATTTCACGGCCCTGTTTTCTTGCGCAAGCCCGCTCCAGCGGGTATAGTGCATTTACGGAAGCCACTGCCAGCCCTTCCTGCCGGCAGCTTTTCAACTGGTTATTCCGACAAGGACAAGCATGACCCGCCCACGGCAGATCCATGTTCTTCTTCTCAGCGAAAGCGAATCAATGGCCGCTCTGGACAGACGCGCTCTGCGCGAAGTCGGGGTTGACCGCACTGAAGGTCTGACCTCCGGCGTGGCGGCAGCCCGCATGCTGGCTGGCCTTGACGAATTTCCCCCTTCTTTCAAGCCCGATGTGGTCATCTGCTCGCAGCGTCTTTCTGATATGGACGGCGAACAGTTTTGCGCCATTTTGCGTCTGCACCCCCTGCTGCTCGACATGCCCGTGCTGCTGATTCTGCCCCACGACAGCGAGGTGGAGCAGCTCCGCACTCTCGGCTGCGGTGCAAGCGCCCTCATATCAAGGCCTTACTCGTTCAGCCAGCTCAAGGCCCATCTTGATTTTCTGGCCAACTCGCGTTCTTCGCTTGATGATCTGGAAAAAGCCGCCCACCTTGCAGACACCAGAGCCTTTGACGAAGCCGTGGCCACCTACGGCATCCTGCTCAAGCCCATTCGCCAGCCCGAAGACTATTTTCGCGTGGGCATGCAGTGCCTTGAACAACGCAAATGGAACAGCGCCATCAATGCCTTCCAGCGGGCCATGCGCGGCGCGCTTATTCAGGGCAAGGCGGAGCTGGGCATGGCCGCGGCGTGGAAGGGCAAGGGCGACATGGCCCGCTACCGCCACTATCTTTCGCTGGCGGCAGCCACATTTGTGCGCGCGCGGCAGTGGAACCGCGCCCGCGCGGTTTATGCCCGCATGCTTCAGGAAGATCCCGCAGCGCGAAGCCCGTTTTTGTCCGAGGCCTTGCAGCAGATACGCCAGGGCAACTTTGATTTTGCAGCAGGAATTTTGGCTCAGGGGTACGAAATCACCCCCAGAGAACAGATCAGTGAGCGCATGGCTCAGATATGCCTTGCAACAGATACCCCGGACGACATGCTGAAAAGCATGGAAGCCTGCCTTGAACAGGCCCTGGGCGCTGACGCCGAAGCCTTGAGCGCAGAAATCCGCACCACGCTTGAAGCCCTGACCCGCGAGGCCGAGGCCAAAAAGCTTGAAGACGCGGCAGAACGCCAGTGGCGGGCAGGCCGTCAGGCCGCCAGGGAGCGTGGGGACGCAGAAGGCGCGCCCGCAGAATGGGCAAATGACCCCTTGATGCAGGTGGGTCAGGCTCAAATGGGCAATGCGCAGGCCAATCAGGCACAGGCCGCAGGCACAGCCCCCCAGGCTGGAGCACGGCAACGCGGGCAAGTTGGCATTGCCCTTGCCGACGAGGACGAACCGGATATGCCCTCCCAGCAGGGTTCTGCCGCCAAATCAGGCAATCTGCGCGCCGGGCAGGGTGCATCCTCGCCAGTCATCCCCTTGTGGGGTGAGCACGAGGGCGCAGCCCAATCAACGCAGAACACCCGCACCGCACAAGACGCACAGCCTGCCATTTCAGGCAATACCCCCATCCCGCCGCTGCTTGACCCGCTCGCGCGCGGCAAGAGCTCCGGAAGCCTGATTGGCGGCAAGAGCAGCCTCACGGACATGATGTCCATAGTAAAATTTACCTGGAAGCAGGCCTTCCGTAAATAACAGCTAAAGGCCTGACGGTATTTCTTCTCCAGCGTAGCCAGTATTGAAGAGGCGCAGGCGGGCTTTGCCCGCCTGCGCCTCTTTTTACGCTCATACCGTACCCGGCCGCAGAAAAACATATTCTGACGCAGTCGGGATAACGCGATGGTGCCGCTCTAACGCTTCACGCGCTGGAGCATGTCTTCGGTTGTGAGCGAGTGCAGATGCCGCACCCGCCAGAGGTAACATGCCGCCCCGAATCCCAGGGCCACGATGTAGGCAATCCAAAAGCCTGCCGCACCCATTGAGGGGACCAGAAGATTTGTACGCGCCAGCGCAAAACCCAAGGGCAGCCCGATAATCCAGTAGGCTGCAAAGCAGATGACAGAAATAATCCGCGTATCATTATGCCCGCGCAGAATGCCGATGCCCGTCACCTGCAAGCCGTCCACAATCTGGTAAGCGGCCTGATAAAGCAGGAGTTGCATGGCCAGGGCGGCCACCGCCGCATCCTGGGTATAAATGGCCACAATACTATGTCGGAACAGCACTGTAAGCGTAGCAATGAGCAGCGCAAAAACAACGCTCAGGGTCAGGGCCGTGCGGGCCACAATTTTAGCGCGCTCGGCCTGCTGCGCCCCAAGGTAGCGGCCAACGCGTATGGTGGCCGTCATGCTGATGGAAAGCGGCACCATGAACACCAGCGCCCCAAAGTTAAGGGCAATCTGATGCCCAGCCACCATGACCGTACCCAAAGGAGCAAGCAGAATAGCGCTGAGGGCAAAGAGCGAAACTTCAAAAAACAGGGCCAGCGCGCCGGGAAAGCCAATGCGGAACACCCGCAAGACCAGCGCACCATCAAAGCGCGGCTCTTCTGCGCTGCCGCCACGGAACAGGGGAGCAAACACCGGCCCCAGGCATTTATACTGCGGGTCGCGGCGCAGATAATACAACATGCACAGGCCCATAAACCAGAAGCTGATGGCAGAGGCCACGCCGCAGCCCACGCCGCCAAGCTCCGGCAAACCGAACTTGCCGTAAATGAATACGTAGTTGCAGGGAACATTGAGCGCCAGCCCGAGCAGGCCTATGACCATGGCGGGACGAGTGCGGGAAAAGCCCTCAAGAAAGCTGCGCAGATTCACAAAAAGCAGAAAACCCGGCAAACCCCACATGATGGCGCGCAGGTACGCCCCTGCCATGTCAGCAAGCGCGGGCTCAAGCCCAAAAAGGTCCAGATGGAACGAAACTGCGTAATAAAAGCTCACCAGCACAACGCTCAGGCCAAGAGTAAGCCACAGGCCCTGCCGCAGCAGGTGCGCCGCTCGGTCAGGCCGTCCGGAGCCAACAAATTGCGCACTCAGGGGAGAGAGCGCCAGCAGGCAGCCAATGCCAAGCAGGGCCACAGGGGCCCATATGGAACCCGCAACGGCCACAGCGGCCAGAGCCTGAGCGCTGTAGAGCCCGCTCATGGCAGTATCGGCAAAGGTCATGCCCGTTTGCGAAAGCTGGGCAATGAAGATGGGCAGCCCCACCGCATAAAAACGGCGGGCCTCTGAAAGGGAGAATATTTTTTCAAACATAGGGTTCTCGCAGGTGATCCGTGGCGGGCGTCAGGGCCAGCGCCAGAGCAAGCCGGAAAAGTCCGGGGTAAAACGTGTTCCGTCCGCGCCGCAACGCGCGAAACATGGGAGGTAAAAGGGTTACGGGCCGGGTTTGCCCTGCCTGGCTAGAGCAGTTAACTCATTTCATTCGTAACCTGCTTCAGGGGTTGTCTCTAAATAAATGATTTTGTGCCAAGGGCAAGGAAAAAGGCTTTTTTTACGAAAGGAGTGTACTCTTACGGTACATGACTGGAGTAAAAAATGGCCTTTTGACGCAGCCAGTTGGCCAAAAGAATTATTTAGAAACAGCCCCTAGCGCAAAAACAGCCCTTCAGAAGGCAGGGGCTTGCCCATGATATCCGCAGCCCGGCCCACAAGGGATTGAATGGCCGCACGCCCCGCCGGGCCGAGATCAAGGCTGAAATCCGTCACAAAGGTCTTGATGTGGGCGCTGGTGACGCTTTCTTCCATCTCCTGCGCATGAGAGCGGATAAATTCGCGCGAATCACCGGGGTGCGCGTTGGCGTAAGCCAGACTGGCAGTGATGGTATTCTGCACGCGGCGGGCAAGGGGTATGGGCAGGTCGCGCCGCACGGCAATGGCGCCCAGCGGCAGCGGCAGAGAAAACTCCGCCTCCCACCACTGCCCCAGATCAAGCAGTTTTACAAGCCCCTGACGCGCATAGGTAAAGCGCCCCTCGTGGATTATCAGACCAAGATCAGCCTCGCCATTGCTCACGGCAGACATAACATCGCTGAACAGCATTTCCTTGCGCGGCCCCTGAAAACCGCCGTGCA
It contains:
- a CDS encoding MATE family efflux transporter; this encodes MFEKIFSLSEARRFYAVGLPIFIAQLSQTGMTFADTAMSGLYSAQALAAVAVAGSIWAPVALLGIGCLLALSPLSAQFVGSGRPDRAAHLLRQGLWLTLGLSVVLVSFYYAVSFHLDLFGLEPALADMAGAYLRAIMWGLPGFLLFVNLRSFLEGFSRTRPAMVIGLLGLALNVPCNYVFIYGKFGLPELGGVGCGVASAISFWFMGLCMLYYLRRDPQYKCLGPVFAPLFRGGSAEEPRFDGALVLRVFRIGFPGALALFFEVSLFALSAILLAPLGTVMVAGHQIALNFGALVFMVPLSISMTATIRVGRYLGAQQAERAKIVARTALTLSVVFALLIATLTVLFRHSIVAIYTQDAAVAALAMQLLLYQAAYQIVDGLQVTGIGILRGHNDTRIISVICFAAYWIIGLPLGFALARTNLLVPSMGAAGFWIAYIVALGFGAACYLWRVRHLHSLTTEDMLQRVKR
- a CDS encoding response regulator encodes the protein MTRPRQIHVLLLSESESMAALDRRALREVGVDRTEGLTSGVAAARMLAGLDEFPPSFKPDVVICSQRLSDMDGEQFCAILRLHPLLLDMPVLLILPHDSEVEQLRTLGCGASALISRPYSFSQLKAHLDFLANSRSSLDDLEKAAHLADTRAFDEAVATYGILLKPIRQPEDYFRVGMQCLEQRKWNSAINAFQRAMRGALIQGKAELGMAAAWKGKGDMARYRHYLSLAAATFVRARQWNRARAVYARMLQEDPAARSPFLSEALQQIRQGNFDFAAGILAQGYEITPREQISERMAQICLATDTPDDMLKSMEACLEQALGADAEALSAEIRTTLEALTREAEAKKLEDAAERQWRAGRQAARERGDAEGAPAEWANDPLMQVGQAQMGNAQANQAQAAGTAPQAGARQRGQVGIALADEDEPDMPSQQGSAAKSGNLRAGQGASSPVIPLWGEHEGAAQSTQNTRTAQDAQPAISGNTPIPPLLDPLARGKSSGSLIGGKSSLTDMMSIVKFTWKQAFRK
- the ruvA gene encoding Holliday junction branch migration protein RuvA; translation: MIAYLEGRLAEIWGNACLIVTEGGVGYEVALPAHTLASLPGRGEPLALYTSLAVREDALELFGFATFEERQTFEVLVSISKVGARTALGILSIFRPDDLRRVVFEDDVLALTRVSGIGKKTAEHVFLELKYKLKVEDAPQAAALTTGTRPGSVFRDVLDGLGNLGYEPDECAPLVKKLLHEEPDLDVTGALRATLKALAKGKV
- a CDS encoding bifunctional nuclease family protein → MVEMRVFGLTIDPQSKTPIVVLREASGDAVLPVWVGAMEAMAISLVLNNENLPRPLTHDLFLMTLKAFKAELRRVEINDLREGTFYAVLVLSGPEGRTRVDCRPSDAIALAMRAGAPILVEEEVLRLSAEEQQRAEQSTAVEVTTPTPDAATDMVRRVGAQKEADMLGGALLRHGELPPSLSADEETRYREMLRSLDPISRRKM
- a CDS encoding MarR family winged helix-turn-helix transcriptional regulator translates to MAFENSGGKPVVFPSQFQGEAGASPGLLFIRAYNRWHGIIRRALAKCGLTHPQFVFLACTGYLAQNEEYVTQSMVANLADMDLMTISQLAVLLEKKGLILRTTHPQDSRAKSVSLSDEGQLRLSNSLPTVEVIDKEFFGALGSGQKDFVQMLRVLSAVTDGNIPGIEPDVIPK
- the moaA gene encoding GTP 3',8-cyclase MoaA, with the protein product MQACVNPFAPLGNCAAPGEELAPLAHPAPLCDGHGRVVRYLRLSVTDRCNLRCAYCRSEINQKFIPHPKVLRYEEMARLVGMMAALGVSKVRLTGGEPFARKGCDELLHLLHTRYPSLDLRLTTNGTLLEPHIPLLRSVGVSAVNLSLDSFDRETFARVTGRDLLPAVLASLDGLLQAGIRVKINAVAMRGVNDGQMDDFVHAVRTMPVDLRFIEFMPMGSGTLWGPETFWSAGDIRAEAERRVRLDPVQDSSAEAGPAKMFAVQGGKGRMGFITAVSCHFCGTCNRLRLTSDGNLRTCLFDDREYHLRGLLRNPRFDDGHLARVVRLACAGKPIGADLLKARKKGSAVADKQMVGIGG
- a CDS encoding 1,4-dihydroxy-6-naphthoate synthase, which encodes MSALPPPNLSFGLSPCPNDTYIFHAMLHGLVPVPAPITPHMADVEELNNLARQKALDVTKMSLGATTEIMQDYALLSSGAALGWGCGPLVVARKNLKPEDWRNATVAVPGLLTTANLLLTLHGGFQGPRKEMLFSDVMSAVSNGEADLGLIIHEGRFTYARQGLVKLLDLGQWWEAEFSLPLPLGAIAVRRDLPIPLARRVQNTITASLAYANAHPGDSREFIRSHAQEMEESVTSAHIKTFVTDFSLDLGPAGRAAIQSLVGRAADIMGKPLPSEGLFLR
- the miaB gene encoding tRNA (N6-isopentenyl adenosine(37)-C2)-methylthiotransferase MiaB produces the protein MIEKTYHIITFGCQMNVHDSHWLGRALGARGFFEAPLEDAQVVVVNTCSVREKPEQKVMSTLGRIRQVSGGNPAVLVCVAGCVAQQLGESIFEKESQVRLVAGSDGIGNAPQAIERLLENPAQRLSLLDFTSQYVEREGTTEPGVVSGSVAYANIMQGCDNFCAYCIVPFTRGRQKSRSSTAILDECKALIDNGAREITLLGQNVNAFGQDKSGDGTSFAALLRKVAALPGLERLRYVTPHPKDMGPEDIAAFAELPQLCPRLHLPMQAGSDAVLTRMKRRYDSGAFLDLVERLRAARPDLALSTDLIVGFPGESEQDFQDTLQMMRASNFMSSFSFCYSDRPGTRASLFPDKIPADVAQDRLLRLQALQDELGARWLQQRVGGETTLLIENRSPKEGQGPEPSWQGRDPYGAPVHVELPPQVDHTGRMVRVRITEAKKHSLMAQRLGEPW
- a CDS encoding SRPBCC family protein yields the protein MLKMSLELPVNATPENIWRVYSEFSLRRQWETDLESYELDGPFAEGVGGTMQLEGMPPIRFVFTEVQTNKSFRDAVDLGGMGRLEFGHEISERDGRRFVEHSISLLPKYCEITNENYAFFQKVTGDMTDVLWRLKILAESL
- a CDS encoding DUF5334 domain-containing protein codes for the protein MKHLLFGAALLGCLCMTVPALAWDGFDADSADLVEVIPDRVPSKGDTVDVRNYDKDATETCLVESVARNARTVELVVRTPAGVARTLVMEGR